A single window of Candidatus Sulfotelmatobacter sp. DNA harbors:
- a CDS encoding SGNH/GDSL hydrolase family protein, producing the protein MEVSVPVPNLLMVLVALSAASFPPKPVPGAERDTVAPSRGGALHILALGDSYTIGEAVAPEDRWPAQLARRLRASGINAAEPDLVAKTGWTTDELAAGIAEARLRPRYDLVTLLIGVNNQYRGLPIEQYRKQLRSLLGRARDFAGGDPERVIVISIPDWGVTPFAADRDRNAIAAAIDIFNGINQEEAARAGSRWVDVTGISREAAADSALVASDGLHPSAVMYRRWLQVLLPEAWAVLSRN; encoded by the coding sequence GTGGAAGTGTCCGTTCCAGTGCCGAACCTGCTGATGGTGCTGGTGGCGCTCAGCGCCGCCTCGTTCCCGCCGAAGCCCGTGCCCGGCGCCGAGCGCGACACGGTCGCGCCCTCCAGAGGAGGAGCTCTGCACATCCTCGCACTCGGCGACTCCTACACGATCGGTGAGGCCGTCGCTCCGGAGGATCGCTGGCCGGCGCAGCTCGCCCGTCGGCTGCGCGCGAGCGGCATCAATGCCGCCGAGCCCGATCTGGTGGCGAAAACCGGCTGGACCACGGACGAGCTGGCGGCGGGCATCGCCGAGGCCCGACTGCGTCCCCGCTACGATCTGGTCACGCTGCTGATCGGCGTCAACAACCAGTATCGAGGGCTGCCGATCGAGCAATACCGCAAGCAGCTCCGCTCCCTGCTCGGCCGCGCGCGCGACTTCGCCGGCGGCGATCCGGAGCGGGTGATCGTGATCTCGATCCCGGACTGGGGCGTGACGCCATTCGCCGCGGACCGCGACCGGAACGCGATCGCCGCGGCGATCGACATCTTCAACGGGATCAATCAAGAGGAGGCCGCGCGCGCCGGCTCCCGCTGGGTGGACGTGACCGGCATCTCGCGCGAGGCCGCTGCCGACAGCGCGCTGGTGGCCTCGGACGGGCTCCACCCCTCTGCAGTGATGTACCGGCGCTGGCTGCAGGTGCTCCTGCCCGAAGCCTGGGCGGTGTTGAGCCGGAATTGA
- a CDS encoding archease yields the protein MGRFVFREDIAIADCAVEVWGDSLGDLLATAARAVAELMADPESIVEHESRPVMLTAESEELLLFDWLSEILLIKDRDRLICPRAEVRVSDVKPLRLTATLFGDVVDPERTRRNLDVKGITMHELRVAREGKEWHGQFVVDL from the coding sequence ATGGGACGCTTCGTGTTCCGTGAGGACATCGCGATCGCCGATTGCGCCGTGGAGGTGTGGGGCGATTCGCTTGGCGATCTGCTCGCGACCGCCGCGCGCGCGGTGGCCGAGTTGATGGCCGATCCCGAATCGATCGTCGAGCACGAGAGCCGTCCGGTGATGCTGACCGCCGAGAGCGAAGAGCTGCTGCTGTTCGACTGGCTGTCGGAAATCCTGCTGATCAAGGATCGCGATCGACTCATCTGTCCCCGTGCCGAAGTGCGGGTGAGCGACGTGAAGCCCCTCCGGCTCACCGCCACGCTCTTCGGCGACGTGGTGGATCCCGAGCGCACGCGCCGGAACCTCGATGTGAAGGGAATCACCATGCACGAGCTCCGTGTCGCCCGCGAGGGCAAGGAGTGGCATGGCCAGTTCGTCGTCGATCTCTAG